The window GAAGGGCCTGCAATTCCGTGAGCTCTTTGTCTGGCTGAGCCGTAGCATGGCCACTGTATCGGTGTCGTCTCCCGGCGAAAAAGTGCAGTTACCTGCGACAGACTGGTCTGAAGTCGAAGTTTAATCCTCTATGACAAGCAGTTATCCAGAACCGGCCTGGAAAGTGGTCGCGGCCAGCGTTGCTGGCCCCCATCATGTCCGGGACGGACTACCCTGTCAGGATGCGTTCAGTTGGCGCGTTATTGGTGAGCGGCTGGTTGCGGCGATAAGCGACGGCGCAGGTTCTGCGGCGCAGTCGGAGCAAGGAAGCCGTATCTTAAGCCAGTGTGTTGTGGACGCCTTCGCTGAGAATGTTGCAGCGCCATTGCAAGAATCCGAAGTGCGCAGGATTGCAGAGCAGGCCATCGAAGCTTGCCGAACTCAACTGCTGCAAACTTATCCTGACGCCAATCTGGCGGACTTTCATGCCACGCTGGCGGCTGTCGTCATGGACGACCGAGGCGGATTTGTCCTGCAAATCGGCGATGGCATGGCGGCGGCGGTGCAGGAGCGTCAATGGGCGCCTTGCCTGCTTTGTCTGCCGGAAAACGGCGACTATGCGGAAGAAACCTTCTTTTTCACTCTGGATGGCTGGCGTCGGCATTTGCGCATAACCCCAGTGCCCGCGGATTACGATGAGCTGATATTGGTGACTGACGGCGCATACAGCTTTACCGCCAAGCCCGCCGCAAATGGATTGGACCGTGACTTTATCGCTCCGGTCTGCGCATTTCTGGAACAGAACGACGAAGAACGGGGCGTCGTTGCGCTCAAGCAGATTCTCGATCACGCCAACGCCCGCCGTATTTCTGGTGACGATAAGACGCTGTTATGGGCCAAACGCAAACGCTGATTGAGGTGGGCGGCGGAGCCGTCCGCCTGCTGGATAAACCTCTGGGACAAGGCGCGGATGCGGCCATATACCGCGTTGAGGGGCGTCCTGAACTGGTCGCCAAGATTTATCACAAACCAGAGCAGGACCCGGGACGCCGCGCCAAGCTGGAAGCCATGTTGGCGAACTCGCCGGAGCTGTCCCACATTGAGCATGATGGACATAGCTTTGTGCAAATCGCCTGGCCGCAGTCCATTGTGACGAATAGACATGGCGAGTTGAGAGGCTATCTGATGCCTTTCGTCGACCTGTCCCGAGCTGTTTCACTGGAAATGATGCTGAACCGTAAGACACGGCAGTTCAGCAAGCTACCTGAGCACTACGGATACCGCCTCTCCGCCGCCAAGAATCTGGCTGCGCTGATCGCTGCGCTGCACCGCAAGCGTCATCATGTCATCGACATGAAGCCGGTAAACATCAATGTTTATCGGGAAACCTACTTCACTGCATTGTTGGACTGCGACGGTTTCAGCATCCAAGGCGCCGGCAGGCGTTTCTCGGCGCACCAGTACACGCCTGACTATATCGCCCCGGAAGCTATTAAGGGACGCCAGGGGCCGGACCAGCTTGGTGAAGAGCAGGATCGCTTTGCGCTGGCCGTCATCCTGTTTCAATTGCTCAACCAGGGCGTGCATCCATTTCAGGGAACCCCCAAAGGCGGGGCCAATTTACCCACGACCAACCATGAGCGCATTGGCGCGGGTCTATATGCTTATGGCTTAAAGGAGCACCCCCGGATCGCCCCTTCCCCCTGGAGCATTCACCAGTCTCTGGATACGCGCACACGTCAGCTATTTGAAAACGCCTTCACTCAGTCACCCTACGCCAGGCCGACAGCGCAAGAGTGGAGCGATCATCTGCATTGGTTATTAGCGGCGGATGATTCGCCGTTACAACCCTGCCCGAATAACAAGGAGCACTTGAGTTTCGGTAATGGGTGCCCGTTCTGTTCCGTCGAACAAAAAGCGGCGAACAGCGTAAAACGTAAAGCCAAGCGGCCCGCCAAGGCGCAACCGCCCAAAGGGAGAAGGGCGCATCGCGCTACGGCGCAGACGCAACCCCAACCTCAATATAGGCGCCAACCTCAGCCCGCTGCGCCGCCTATTGTTATGCCGCGCAAAGTTAAGTGGGGGCTCATCGCGGGTTTATCTGCTGTGGTTATGCCATTTCTATTGTCAGCGATATTAAACCCCGTGATTGCGTCCTGGCGTTGGCCAGGAATTACGGAGGCGGCACTTAATATGGGGTGGCTGGTCTGTGATCAAGACAGGGATTTCAACCTGCTGTATCAGGCTTTATTGACCAATAACCAGGCGCACATCAAGCTGGCGTTGGATAACGTAAGTGGCCTCGGTTGTTTGGGAGACATAACCGTCGACTACGCTAATGGAGGCATTGGCGAGAACCGTGTATTTGATGACGAAACATTCTGGCTGTTGCTGCAAAAGCTGTCCTCCGCACCACAGTCGTATCAACAATGGCTAAGCCAGGAGTCGATCTCTCAGAGCTATAACGGTTCCTATATGGGCTATTACAGCGAACCTCTAGAGTATATTGGTAAGGCGGTTACAAGATATCTGGGGACCCAGTTATATAGCCGCGACTTGCGGAATACTTGGCGGCGGCGCTTGGCTGTTTTAAGTGAAGATCACGGTCGCCGGGCGTTGGATGGCAAAGCGCTTGGTGATGAGCTGGCGCCTGAGTATGAACAGAACAAGAGAGTAGTGAACGCCTTAGAAGAGTCTATATTTGAGCCCCTTTGGAAATGGACCGCCAAGCATAATGTTAATGACTTTTTGAAGATACTGCCCCCACGGCCGGTGGTGGATTTGGATAAAGTCGGCTGGATCGTCGCTATGGTGGCGGAAGATAAACAGGAACGCGTGGAGACGCTTCTCAAGCACCCGGCGATAGCTTTTAACGACGATAAGCTTTCCAAAAGCCAGCGAGCAGAGCGGGATCAGGTTATCGCCGCCAACTTACTCAAGGCGAAGGACATTTCTCTACTTCCGAAAGCCATTAGAGAGTTGCCCTTGAATTGCGACGAGCTGTCCAGCGCTTTTCATTATGTGGGTGTCGACAATCGCAACATAATAAAAGTCCGTAATGATTCAGCCTCGTACTATAGCTCTTGGCGAAGCTCTGGACGTTCGTCATCACAGGTGCAGATGAAAAAAGGGGGGATAGAGTATTTGGTTCGTCAACCGCAATTGGCTTGTACGCTGGCGGGGATGACCGGGATGAAGCGTGATGGAGGAGAACACCTGCAAAGCGTTGCTGAATTTTTGAACAAAATTGAGGCTGAGACTCCGGGCGTTAAGCAGAAAGTGCTCTGGGATATCGCGCGGGACTTCCCACATTGGGAAGGCAAGATTCGCTTGATTCTCAAAGGGACTCGCAATAATACGGAGAGACTGGTGATCTGGTTGTTGAAAGATCAGTCCGCTGCGGAATGGGTGGATAAAGACGGGAATACTCTGGCGCACTTTCTGGTGAGCTGGGCGTCGCCGGAACTGGTGCAGAGTCTGCCCAGCATGGGCGCTTCGACCTTGCGAGCCAATAACGGCAATTTGACGGCCAAGGATATTTACCTGCAACGTCTGGCGTCGAAAGATTTTGTATCGGAGGAGGAAAAAGCGGCTTTGGCGGCATTGGAGAAACGCAGCCCTGCGGAAATGCTGGATGAATACTTTTTCGGGGGCGATAGCGAATCATGAAGGCGTTTTTCACTTTGGGCGCCTGGCTGTTCAATAGGCCTGGAATGCAGGGCGCGCGAATCAGTGGCGCTATCATGCTTCTGTCGCTTGCGTGCGCGGCCCACGGGCAATCGGAAGAAGCGAGAGCCAGCGCGCTGTATGCAGCGGATAAGCTGCAGTGGGACTCGGTAGTCGATACGGCATGGCCCGAACTGGTGAAAAACGCCAAGGACTCCCGCTATCCAGCGCAGGGCTTCAACCTGGACGCATTCTCGCTTGAAGATACGCAAGGGGCTCCTGGCGTGTCTTATCTCAATTTTCTGGCTCGCGACGGCATGTATGACGCGCTTTTGCAGGCCCTTCACGCTGGTGTGAAGTTTCCCCATAGCGATAACTATGACGCCATGTACACCGCTGTGATTGAAGCCAAGAAGCACGAGAACCCCTATCTCACCATGGCGTTGGTGTCCTCCATCGACCAGTGGAATATCGCCCATCGTTTGGCGGCTCGCAACAAAGTCAAAGAACTGCGCGAGCTGGATAAAAAAGTACTGATGGCGCGGACGGAGTTTGGCCGCAACGCGCTGATGCTGGCGATTCTGTACCAGAATAAAGAAGCGGTGAAATATTTGAGCTCGCACCAAGCGCTTCTGAACCAGAAGGATGACTTTGGGTGGAGCGTCATGATGTACGCGGTTTATGTGGAAAATCCATCGATTCTGGACGTGTTGTTCAGCCTGCCAAAACCGCCAAATGTAAATCTGCAGTCTTATGCATGCGTGGACGCCCCTAAGCTGCGCATCGCCATGATTGGCAGCCGTATGCTCAGGCAGGCGATGTCGGGAGGAGGAAGTCCTGCGGACACCAGGGAGCTGTTACGGCAGGATGCTACCTACAGCCGGCTGCTGGAGTTGTCCAACAAACAGCGTAGAGATTCCTGTAAATATTATTTGATGGACAGGCCCTATCATAACTGGCTGTTATAACTGGCAAACAGTAAGCCCACACTTTACTCAGGACGGGTCACCCTAATAAAAAAGGCCGAACATCCCGATGGATATTCGGCCTGTCTCGCGGCTGGCAGTCAGCCGATCATTACACTCTTATCAATAACATCAGTTACAGGGAACTGCGCCGATGTCAGAACCGTCACTGGCCGCGCCGCAGACCGGGGAGTTGGGGAGCGGGGTGTAGTTTTGATTGTTATAGTCAGTTAACAAAGGATCTGTAAATAAGCCATTAATATCAAATCCAGCTTCCTTCCAGCGCGTTTCGGTGAACTTGCCGTTCCATTTTCCGGCGACATATGCATTGGAGGAATTTATCAAGTTAAAGTCTCTGATAAACAAGTCGGAGGTCCAATGCTCACTTTCTTTAGCGTCACAGCAATTGTAGGGCACCTGGACTTGGGTATTTTTTCCCGGCGACAATCACGCCAGTAGCTCCTTGCGGTTGGCTGCCAATGCTTACTGTTGAGCTGGCAGGTGGATTGTCGTAGACCTGAACAGCTTCTTCAGCTTGCACACGGACATTCAGTTGATATGGGTTTGGCGTTGAGCTTGCTTGCGCCATATGCGCAATTAGCATAGCGGGTGCGGCAAGCACTAGCTTTCTGCCCCAGTTTATTTGAAGGTATTGAGTCGTATTTATTCCTGACATGACCGTCACTAGCTCCTTGGTCGTAAGATAAGAGAGTTATTTTTTATTCGGGGCGGGCGGGAATGCTTTTCTCCACCGGTCCCGGTCGTGCAATTTATCCTATGATCTATAACGAAATAACTGGGGGTGACACTATGTAACTGATTGAAAATAAGCGACTAAATGTATTTTTGAGTTGTATTGGAATGTAGAGTGATCGTTCTTTTTTTATAAGGTGGAAACCTAGAGCTGATGACTTCATCTATAGCCTTTACCCGCCAAGCTTCGTAAACTTTGCCGAAATTTGGACTCGGCTGACTTTTTCTAATGACCTTTCGTATTCTTCACACCTCGGACTGGCACCTTGGCCAGCACTTTTTCGGTAAAACCCGGGCGGACGAGCACGCCATGTTTTTCAACTGGCTGTTAGAGCAAGTCCAGGTGCATGAGGTGGATGCTTTAATCGTCGCGGGCGATATTTTCGACACAGGAGCGCCGCCCAGTTACGCGAGGGAGTTGTACAACCGCTTTGTTGTGGAGTTACAGCGGACGGACTGTCAACTGGTGCTGTTGGCGGGGAATCATGACTCTGTCGCCACCCTAAATGAATCTAAAGATCTGCTGGCTTGCCTGAATGTCCATGTCGTCGCCGGTATGCCTGATACGCCAGAAAATAATGTGCTGCTTTTGAATGACCGCAATGAGGAGCCTGGGGCGATTCTGTGCGCGGTTCCTTTTTTACGACAAAGGGATCTTACCACCAGCAAAGCGGGACAGGATGGTGTTGAGAAGCAGCAGGCGCTGCAGCAGGCGATTGCTGATTACTATGCGCGTCTATTTCAGTTGGCGCAGGCGCGTCGGGAGGAATTCGGCGAAGCATTGCCCATCATCGCCACCGGTCATTTGACGACAGTGGGAGCGGAACTCTCTGAGTCGGTGCGGGATATTTATATTGGCGCTTTGGACGCTTTCCCTTCCGGCGCTTTTCCGCCCGTGGATTACATCGCTTTAGGCCACATTCATCGTTCACAAAAGGTGGGCGGTCAGGAGCATATTCGCTATAGCGGTTCGCCCATTCCTCTGAGTTTTGATGAAGCGGAGCAGTCCAAGTCAGTGTTGTTGGTGGACTTTGAAGATGGGCGTTTGCAACAAGTGACGCCGCTGGAGACGCCTTGCTTTCAGCCGATGCAGGTGATTCGCGGCGATCTTAAATCTATAGAGAAACAACTGGGCACCATTGTCGCCCCGAATTCACAACTATCGCTATTCAGCAATGCAGATAAGGTCTGGGTGGATATTGAGGTGGCTGCGACTCAGGACTATCTCGATGATTTGCAGCGCCGTATCCAGGACATGGTCGGCGCTCTGCCGGTGGAAGTGCTTTTGGTGCGGCGTGAACGCAAGAATAAGGGACTCAGACTGGAGCGGCTGGAGAAAGAAACTCTGGCGGAGCTGACGGTGGAAGAAGTTTTTGAACGCCGCCTCGCTCAGGAAGTCTGGGAGGGTGAAGAGGCGGAGTCGCGACGACAGCGCCTGATGGGGATGTTCCGTCTGGTGGAGAATGATGTGCTTGCGGATGGTGTGGAAGGGGATTCTGAAGTTGAGCCTAGTGTTGAAACTGTTGAAACCTCTGTGACGGGGGGCGAAGCATGAGAATTTTGAGCCTTCGCCTCAAGAACCTGAACTCCCTCAAAGGCGAGTGGAAAATAGACTTCAGAGCGGACCCTTTTCATAGTAATGGATTGTTCGCCATTACCGGTCCGACTGGCGCCGGCAAAACCACATTGCTGGATGCGATCTGTCTGGCGCTGTATCACCAGACGCCACGCATCAATGTCTCGCCCATGAACAATGAGATCATGACCCGGCATACGGCGGAGTGTCTCGCCGAAGTCGAGTTTGAAGTCAAAGGCGAAGCCTATCGCGCTTTTTGGAGCCAGCGGCGTGCGCGCAATCTGGCGGAAGGCCGGTTTCAGCCGCCGCAGGTCGAACTGGCGACGGCGGACGGTAAAATTCTGGCGGATAAAGTGAAGGATAAACTCACGCTGATAGCGGAGTTAACGGGCCTGGACTTTGCCCGCTTCACCAAATCCATGCTGCTGGCGCAGGGCGGCTTTGCGGCGTTTTTAAACGCCCCCGCAAACGAACGGGCTGAATTGCTGGAAGAACTGACCGGCACCGAAATCTACGGCAAGATTTCCGCCCGAGTATTCGAGCGCCAGCGTGATG is drawn from Hahella sp. KA22 and contains these coding sequences:
- the sbcD gene encoding exonuclease subunit SbcD; amino-acid sequence: MTFRILHTSDWHLGQHFFGKTRADEHAMFFNWLLEQVQVHEVDALIVAGDIFDTGAPPSYARELYNRFVVELQRTDCQLVLLAGNHDSVATLNESKDLLACLNVHVVAGMPDTPENNVLLLNDRNEEPGAILCAVPFLRQRDLTTSKAGQDGVEKQQALQQAIADYYARLFQLAQARREEFGEALPIIATGHLTTVGAELSESVRDIYIGALDAFPSGAFPPVDYIALGHIHRSQKVGGQEHIRYSGSPIPLSFDEAEQSKSVLLVDFEDGRLQQVTPLETPCFQPMQVIRGDLKSIEKQLGTIVAPNSQLSLFSNADKVWVDIEVAATQDYLDDLQRRIQDMVGALPVEVLLVRRERKNKGLRLERLEKETLAELTVEEVFERRLAQEVWEGEEAESRRQRLMGMFRLVENDVLADGVEGDSEVEPSVETVETSVTGGEA
- a CDS encoding ankyrin repeat domain-containing protein, encoding MKAFFTLGAWLFNRPGMQGARISGAIMLLSLACAAHGQSEEARASALYAADKLQWDSVVDTAWPELVKNAKDSRYPAQGFNLDAFSLEDTQGAPGVSYLNFLARDGMYDALLQALHAGVKFPHSDNYDAMYTAVIEAKKHENPYLTMALVSSIDQWNIAHRLAARNKVKELRELDKKVLMARTEFGRNALMLAILYQNKEAVKYLSSHQALLNQKDDFGWSVMMYAVYVENPSILDVLFSLPKPPNVNLQSYACVDAPKLRIAMIGSRMLRQAMSGGGSPADTRELLRQDATYSRLLELSNKQRRDSCKYYLMDRPYHNWLL
- a CDS encoding PP2C family serine/threonine-protein phosphatase; its protein translation is MTSSYPEPAWKVVAASVAGPHHVRDGLPCQDAFSWRVIGERLVAAISDGAGSAAQSEQGSRILSQCVVDAFAENVAAPLQESEVRRIAEQAIEACRTQLLQTYPDANLADFHATLAAVVMDDRGGFVLQIGDGMAAAVQERQWAPCLLCLPENGDYAEETFFFTLDGWRRHLRITPVPADYDELILVTDGAYSFTAKPAANGLDRDFIAPVCAFLEQNDEERGVVALKQILDHANARRISGDDKTLLWAKRKR